ATCCGTTGGTGTCCAGCTTGATGGAATAACCGAGCGTCCGGATCCTCCGCAGAAAGTCCGCGAGCCCCGGCTGCAGCAGCGGTTCCCCGCCGGTCACGCAGACGCCGTCGAGAAGTCCGCGCCGCTTGTTCAGATAGGCGAACAGTTCTTCGTCGGAAACGTCATCCGCACCAGGCGTGCCGATCACAAGCGAAGCGTTCTGGCAAAAGGGGCAGCGCAGATTGCATCCGCCCGTAAACACGGTGCAGGCGACTTTTTCCGGGTAATCCAGCAGCGTAAGCTTTTGCAGGCCGCAGACTTTCATCATACAACTCCCCCAACTTCGAACCGGGCTAAGACGTTCATCCCGCTCCACGCCGGCTTCGGCGATTTTTCCCTTTTTGGAAAGGACAAGCCGGCGCGCCCCGTTATCACTATATGTTGATATTATTATACCACGTGTATACTAGATATGCAACTCAAATTCTCATTTTATTCTTTTTTACATAAGAGAACCATTTGCGGGCTCTTATCTCCCATCTTCCTTTAAATATATCGTCCGCAGAAGGTATTTTCCGGATGGAGTTCGAAAAATTTTTGAAAGCACGCTGCGGATGGCCGATTCCGTCAATCCATCTTCATAGGCATTGACAAGGAAGTCCGCTTCCACCAGAATCTGATGATCCGTCTCCTGAATGTTGTCATAGGTGTGATGATGCCCCACGAGCCAGCATACGCGGCTGATCAGGGGCCGCGGGCAGCCGAGCCCCGCCAGCAGCTTTTCGGCGACGGGCGGGCCTTCCAGTTCCTGATATTTTCCCGCGCTGCTGTGATACTTTTCCTCACTCACCTTGATCCCGATATCGTGGACCAGGGCGGAGACTTCCAGAATCTCCTGCGTCCGTGCATCCACCCGCTCCATTTCCCCGATCATTTTAGCGAAATGATAGACTTTAATGAAGTGCTGAATCCTTTTTGGGTCCCCGGCGTAATAGTCGATCATGCTCTTTATAATGGCCGGAACATTTTTCATATCGGCTGACCTCCTGAAAATCCGTGTTATTTTTTCCGTGTTTATGTTTAAATGAAATGGAATTTAAGACATGGCCTTGACAAATAACGGAAATCCAAATATACTAACTATAGTCTGAATTCGTACCAAGAGGTGACGCGATGAACGACGACCCCATTCGAAAGCAATTAAACGAATATTATGCGACCTTTAAGGAAGCCGATGCTCTGTACAGCGCGTTCGCAAAAAGGAGCGGCTTGTCCGACGCCGCTTTCTGGGCGTTGTATACCATTTGCGGAGCCGGAGAGGAATGCACCCAAAAGACGATTCGGGAACAATGGTCAATAAGCAAACAGACCGTAAACTCCGCAATTAACGACCTTGTCAGAGACAATTTTATTGCCCTGTCGGAATGTAAAAGCGACAAGCGAAGCAAGCGAATCACATTGACGGAAAAGGGTGTAAAATTCACTGAAGAAAACATTGATCTCATCTACCGGCTGGAACGTTCCGCTTTTGAGCGGATGACCGACGAAGAAAGAGCAGCCTTGATTGCCGGCAGTCGGAGATTTCTGGAGTTATTCCGTCTGGAGATAACTCCATTTCTAAAATAAATAAATTTGTCATCGGAGGACGTGCAATCGCAATTGCATGGTCGATTAGAAGATGTCGAGTGCGCTCGGTTAACGTAGTTTAACCGAGCGCTTTTTTTATGTAAAAAGGGAGGAACCATGGACTATAAAACACTATATGAAAAAACGCCGCCAACTAAATTGTTCGCCATCGTGACGATTCCGGG
This window of the Ruminococcaceae bacterium BL-6 genome carries:
- a CDS encoding HTH marR-type domain-containing protein; the encoded protein is MNDDPIRKQLNEYYATFKEADALYSAFAKRSGLSDAAFWALYTICGAGEECTQKTIREQWSISKQTVNSAINDLVRDNFIALSECKSDKRSKRITLTEKGVKFTEENIDLIYRLERSAFERMTDEERAALIAGSRRFLELFRLEITPFLK
- a CDS encoding Phosphohydrolase; its protein translation is MKNVPAIIKSMIDYYAGDPKRIQHFIKVYHFAKMIGEMERVDARTQEILEVSALVHDIGIKVSEEKYHSSAGKYQELEGPPVAEKLLAGLGCPRPLISRVCWLVGHHHTYDNIQETDHQILVEADFLVNAYEDGLTESAIRSVLSKIFRTPSGKYLLRTIYLKEDGR